The segment CCCGCCCCTGGGGAGGGATGCCCGCGCTGGGGGTGCCGCCAGCCGCTCCGTCCCCCTCCCCGTGCCGCCGGGGGGGTCCCGGCGGTGCCTCCCCCCCGCCGCTGTGTGTCCGTCCCCAGGCTCGCTGTAGCCAGAAgagggccggggcgggggggccgCTGGGCGCCTGTGCTGGGTGACAAGTGACACTGgacaaggtgctgctgctgctctgtggcccTGTGCCCCTGGCGGCTGGGGGCCAGCGCGGTGCCAGCAGCCCCGTGCCCCCCCGGGCACGCGGGTGTGGGTCTCTCTTCAGTGCCTGAGTTGTAtgggtgggaggtggggggcgTGCGGCCGCGGGGgcgatgggggtgggggggcagctGCCGCTCTCACGACCCTCGGTGTCCCCAGGGGGGCGCTGGCCGCTGGCTGTCCCTCCAGGGCCGCTCCCCGCGGGTCTGCGGGGAAGGGACTCGCATTAAAGTGTCTGcactttgctgctgcctgctgcctgggcgCTGGGGGGCACCGGGAGCAGCCGGCCCTGCCTGCGGTGCCAGCCACGCTCTGCGCTGGCATCAGCTTCTGCTTCCCACTGGCACcgtggcagaggcagggctgctgctcccctcctgccctggtgggggctgctggggggaggtctGTGGAGGGAAGCCTGGGGATGGCTGTGGGATggaatcagaattgtttgggttggagaggagctCCCAGgccgttgagtccaaccttcaacccaacaccaccatggcaccGACTATGGCACCAACtgtggccccaagtgccatggccacaggtttctggaaccccttcagccatggggactccaccacctccctgggcagcctctgccagtccctgaccactctggcagcaaaggaattcttcctcctctccaacccaagcctcccctggcacaacttgaggccatttccactcTCCTCATCGCCTGTTCCTTGGAGGAAGGGGATGCCCAGGTGCGATGCCCACAGGAtgccagcacccagggcacaCCGCGGGCTGTGGGTACCACGCAGGCTGCCGACCCCCCTCCCCGTAGCAACCCCCCGGGGAAAacggcggggggcggcggcgggcgagCTCCTGGCTATAAAAGGACCGGATCCGGCGGCCCCGTCCCGCCGCCCGCTGCCCCCGGGCCCGGGGGGCGGAGGCGCGCAGGGAATGCGCAGCCACGAAGCTTTTCGGAGTCTTTCCCCAAATATGGTGCCTGGGCCCGAGTCACGGAGCCGGTGGGGAGGGAgaatggggcggggggggctgaCATCACCGGTCCGGCCCCGAACCTTTTAGCGCGGGGTCGGCGGCCCCGCCGCGCACTCCACCGGCTCCCGGTCCCGCACCGCCCGCACCTCCCGCAGCAGCGCCCGTAAGTCCCactgcggggcggggggggcatcGGGGAGGGTACCCCGGGGGAGAAAACTCAGCGCCTGGCATCGGGGGGCTGCTGCCCGGCATGAGGACCCCGAGTCTGGACTGGGAACGCGGCTCCCGGGGCTGTGCTGCCGCTCCGGGCGTGGGGATTCCTGGATGGCCCCGTGCCCGGCATGGGGATGCCACGGCCGGGATGGAGACCCTGCTCTGGGGATGGCGACgctgctcccaggctgtgctcctaCGGCCAGGATGGGATTCCCACTCCTCTGGCTGCGACACTGCTCCCGGACTGGGGATGCTGCCCCTTGCCTTGCcccactgctccctggctgaGGGTCAGGCCCAccgggaggagctgcagggctggcaggtccAGGGGAAGCTGGTGGCCAGTGGGCACTGCTGTGTGGCCAAGGCAGCTGTGAGGGGGTGAGGCTGGGGTCTGCCTGTGAtcccccctgtgctgtgctggcccagggcacagcctgctgggcagctgggccaCAGAGCagacctggcactgctggatgTGCCTAGTGGTGCCTCTGGGGTGCCCCTGCATAAACCATGGGGCTTGTGGggagccctggcactgctggcaacATCCTCTGTggcactgagctgtgccagggcgcAGGGCCTGTCCAGGATGTGCCCAGCAGTTGGGGtgagccagcccagggcagggtatGGATCTGGGCACTGGGCACATGGCTCCTCGGGGGCACAGCCCTGATACTTGGTGGCTGAATGccaagcagggagctgtgaagGGAGGAGTGATGTCATCTCCACTGAGGAtttggctgctggctcccagtaCCTCTCCCTCCTGGCATCTTCCCTGgcatcctccagccctgcctgcagccagctacCTGCCATCTCTGCCCACAGCATGCCCTTACAAGGGCATGGGCACGGCTCCCACCTCGATCCTGCCTTGCCTaagctccccagcaccccacggTGCCACAGCCACCCCACCCTGGCATGGTGTGGCCACCCTGCCATGGTCACCTACTGTGGTCATCCTGCCACCCAGACCCCTCTGCCCTGTAGTGCCCATGGGGCAGCacggctgctgtggctggaggacATGGCCATGCCAGGGTCATTTGTGCCAGCCAAGAGATGACAGGCAGCTGAGcgggcaggggacagggacaaggCTGCTCCCTCACACAGCCTGACCCAGGAAGTGGGGACAAGGTCCTTCTGCCGGCATGGGCactgcctgtcccagggcacagctgagcacTCACCTCCAAATGTGCCCAGATAGAGCCGGTGCCAAGGGAAGTGCCCGGAGCAGGGCACGTCCCTGCTGCACCAGGTGGATGCCCCGGAGCGCCGGGGTGTCTGCGGGGTCCCTGGGCAAGGGGACAGCGTCTTCACAGCCCGACGGtccctgtcccagccagggctcCCACCCACCGCAGAGATGGCAAACAAGGGCCCTGCCTATGGCATGAGCAGGGACGTGCAGTCCAAGATCGAGAAGAAGTACGacgaggagctggaggagcggCTGGTGGAGTGGATCGTGGCGCAGTGCGGCTCCTCCGTGGGCCGCCCCGAGCGGGGCCGCCTGGGcttccaggtctggctgaagaACGGCGTCGTAAGTAGGAGGCTGGGTGGGCACGGGGTGAGCAGCTCCGCAGCTCGGTGGTGTGCGGGGGGCGCAGAGCGAGCACGGCCTCTCCTCCGCTCTGCTCGCAGGTCCTCAGCCAGCTGGTGAACAGCCTCTACCCTGCCGGCTCCAAGCCCGTCAAGATCCCCGACGCCCCCCCGACCATGGTGTTCAAGCAGATGGAGCAGATCGCTCAGTTCCTCAAGGCGGCTGAGGACTACGGCGTGGTCAAGACGGACGTGTTCCAGACCGTCGACCTCTTTGAAGGTGTGGACGGGCGGCTGGGGGGCAGCcgcggctggggaggggtccggGGCTGTCACGCCGTGCCCACCCTCATGCCCTTCCGTCCCTTCCCTTGGCAGCCAAGGACATGGCGGCGGTGCAGAGGACGCTGAtggccctggggagcctggCGGTCACCAAGAACGACGGCAACTACCACGGGGACCCCAGCTGGTTCATGAAGTAAGTGGGGAGCGCGGTCCCGGGGGGTGGGCACCCCCTCGctacccagcagagccctggagcacagggcatccctggggagcaggtgCTGCCGGGGCACcccagagccaaggggctgggCACCGGGGTGGGCACGGGGGTGCCAGATGTgcctctccccccgccccgcaggAAGGCGCAGGAGCACAAGCGGGAGTTCACCGAGAGCCAGCTGAAGGAGGGCAAGAACGTCATCGGCCTACAGATGGGCAGCAACAAGGGCGCGTCACAGGCGGGGATGAGCTACGGCCGGCCCCGGCAGATCATCAGCTAGGCAgccgctccccgccgcccccagcgctcccgccgccgccgggaGAGCAGCCCCGGCCGGGACCTCCGTCTCCGCTCCCCCGGCCCAGCGCGCCGCAGAGCCGCCCCTCACCCGCTGGTATTTATTGGAAGGAAAGcgccagccagccccagcgaCCCTCCAGCGCCAAGGGCAGCAtgtgcccagccccgggggcgCCGGGGCAGCCGCTCCCCGCCGGCCTCGCAcgcccccgccgccccctcGCCAGCCCCCGCCGCCAGCCGGTCCCGTCCCCGCCGCGCTCGCTGGCACCCACGGGTGCCCCGCTGCCCTCCCCGGGGCCGGCGGGCGGGAAGGGAGCGAGCCCCGGGCCCCGGAGCCGCTCTGCCCTGCCCGCAGCCCCACACGAGCCCCGCGCCACCGCCGCCGAGATCCTTGCAACGGGGAGAGAAGAGAACTGGCCTCGGGTTTGTACTTCGTCTTTGTCAACATTAAAGGGTCTTCATCTAGCGCGGCCTGACGAGGGTTCCTCGCCCCCAGGGAAGCCAAAGCCAGCCCGCAGCGAAGCTGCTCTCGGCGCCCGGCCCACGCctgcccttccttccttccagctggcacagccccagccggCCCCTGCCCGGAGCAGCCCCTGGAGGTGCCCAAGAGACGCGTGGCCGTGGCCCCTCAGGCCGTGGGCAGGGTGGCACgggggtgatggttggacttgaccttggaggtctttgccaacccagcaccaccagaaggtctcccccgagcctggAGGTGCGGGGTGGCTGAGGTTTGCCCAGCGCGGCCCCCGGGGGCGGGCAGAGGGGgcgggcagggcagaggagagttTTCAAGGCTTTATTTGGAAAGCTACACAAAAGGGCTCTgctgattaaaaaacaaaccccagctttagaaaaaccaaccaccccccCAGGGGCCCCCAcggagccagccctgctcccggtgagcccctgccagagcaactcagcctccccctcccgGCCCGCGGCAGGCATTgcctgcagcctcagccctcCC is part of the Dryobates pubescens isolate bDryPub1 chromosome 34, bDryPub1.pri, whole genome shotgun sequence genome and harbors:
- the TAGLN gene encoding transgelin encodes the protein MANKGPAYGMSRDVQSKIEKKYDEELEERLVEWIVAQCGSSVGRPERGRLGFQVWLKNGVVLSQLVNSLYPAGSKPVKIPDAPPTMVFKQMEQIAQFLKAAEDYGVVKTDVFQTVDLFEAKDMAAVQRTLMALGSLAVTKNDGNYHGDPSWFMKKAQEHKREFTESQLKEGKNVIGLQMGSNKGASQAGMSYGRPRQIIS